The Nicotiana tomentosiformis chromosome 9, ASM39032v3, whole genome shotgun sequence genome contains the following window.
cggtgcaccccagggcgatacactcggtctgacaaaccctttagCTAGTAACTCCCCAAGcttttctttcaattctttcggagccatgcgattaggtaggatagatataggttgggtatctggagccaagtcaatacagaaatcaatatcacgattagGTGGCATGACTGGAAGATCTGAagaaaatacatcggagaactcccgaactatagGCACTGAATTAATAGCCAGAGTCTTTGCTGTAGTATCCcgcacataggctagataagctaaacaacccttctcaaccatgtgttaaaccttcataaaagaaataacccgattaaatgcactaacagacgaacccttccactccagcctaggcaatgttggaatagccaaggtaacagtcttggcatgacaatctagaatagcatgatatggagataactagtccatgcccagaataatttcaaaatcggtcatctcaagcaataggagatctgctctagttataaccacataatgtaataatacaggatcggtagatccgattcacaacaacagaatcgcccacaggagtggacacataaacaagagtacacAAGGACTAACGAGAAACACCCAAAAATTGAGCAAAtagagaggacacatatgaatatgtagatcctggatcaaataatacggaggcatcttttacgcaaacagaaataatacctgtaatcacggcatctgaggcctatgAATCTGGTCTGGGCGGAAAatcatagaaccgagctggagcaccaactaGCTGGCCTCCGCTGGCTGACCTCCACAtttaggacgacccctacccacatgtcctccacctcttggtggtcggactactggtggagcaactggtgcagtaatcataggctgctgaccttgCTGCATTAGCCTACCCCGAAGTCTGGGGCAGAATcttcgtatgtgactgggatcccagtactcgtaacaactcttcggtacaATAGGCTGCTGACTAAGAATTTGGCCCTGGtaacctgaatacccactggaagaactctgaatagctggtgggcgataagaactctctggtatagcactgaaataaggtcgcactggagaaCCCCGAGGAGGTGgaggtgctggatatgggggcctgctagacTGCCCTCTCACAAACTGACCACTGCCCCcatggagcacctctgaactctccagaatgcCTAAACCActtatctctagtaacctgctctcggctacgctgacgtacacccttaatcctccaggctatctccacgactagctcataagaagtacccatttcaacctctcgggccatagtggcctgaatgccagtatgcaaACCCGccacaaacctctgcactctctccgcctcagtagggagtatcataagtgcatggcgagataactcatagaacctcgcctcataatcggtcactgacatctagccctgctggagctgcccaaactgaaaccgcaactcttccctctaggagggtggtcTGCTCGcccaacctatgcgatcgcggacatgcccacgcgatcgcatagaacaaatttccagctgcccaaattaagcctacgcgatcgtagACGAACTTAcatgatcgcgtataaggaaaatcagaagaaaataccagcagctatcagctatcttccaaaggccaaaaatgatctgttagtcatccgaaactcactcgagcccctcgggacctcaaccaaatatgccaataagtcctaaaacatcatacgaacttagttgaaacttaaaattacataaaacaacgctcaaaccacgaatcatactccaattcaagcttaatgaaacttaaaatttccaacttctacattcgatgtcgaaacctatcaaatcaagtccgattgacctcaaattatgcacacaagtcataaatgacatgacggagctatgaaaattttttgaaattggattccgaccccgatatcaaaaagtcaactccccggtcaaacttccaaacttaaattcttgttttagccatttcaagcctaatttaactacggacttccaaataacattctgaacacgctcctaagtccaaaatcaccatacgaagctattggaaccgtcaaatcccgattccggggttgttttcttaaaatgttgaccgaagtcaaacttaacattCTAAGGCCAACTtgaggaaccaagtgttcctattTCAACCTGAACActcccaaatcccgaaccaaccattctCGTggccataaattaataaaagcacatacaaggagttttatttaggggaacggggttctaaaagtcaaaatgactggttgggtcattgcactagatatgcgtcacaccccttctcaaccattcgttgagctttaagaaatgaaataactctactgagagtatactctaaggtacctctccactctaatcgtggtaatcttggcatagccagcgtcacggtcttagcgtgataatcaagaatagcataatggggctacaaccagtccatgcccaagataacatcaaagtctaccatactgagcaataataaatcgactttggtctcaaaaccactaagagcaatcaaacacgaccgatacacgcggtctaAAATAAGAAAATCTCCCACACGAGTAGATGCAAAAATAGGGGAACCCAAAGAATcatgagatacgcccaaatacggggtaaaataagaggacatataggaatatgtagagcctgggtcaaataataccgacaaaTCTCAATGACagatcggaacaatacctgtaatgacagaattagaagcaactgcctctgtacgagctggaagagcataatatctggcatggcctccccctctagggcgacctcgacctccccgacttCCACCTCGAGCGGGATGAGTAgctggggcggtagctggtgctggaatcatagcctgagggcccggtggagcacgtggtggctgagacGTCTGCGGAGGTGCAcctctcctaagtctggggcaatccctcaccatatggcgggtgtcaccacactcaaaacaacccatcGGAGAGCGTGTATGTTGTGACTGACTCGGGCTAGGTCTGATGGAttggccgctaaaagcaccccgagcatgaggcacactagatactggcggtgtaTAATAACGCTCCTGGGGTCTAgcaggggctggaacaccactgacGGCTTGAAGGActaaatgaacggggcgactcccataacccctaccatgtcgtattgcagctggggcacgagtaccgtTGTAAGTGCCTGattctcgagacctcttggccttcctctcctctctatcccgggcaagcatgcccttcAATCtactagcaatactcacaacccgCTGATAAGAAATATTCATCTcaaactccctggccatactaatccggatactggggtggagtcccttaataaaccgatgaaccctctctcgaactatggcaaccaaggccggtgcatgtcgggccaaatcattgAAGCGACCTGCATATACTGACACAGTCATAACACCATGGCCCTGCTGcacaaactccacgcgccatgcgtccctgaggctctgagggacatactctctcaaaaatatgtccgagcattgagtccatgtaagtgaagctgcctcatccggattactcaactcataagcacgccaccactgataggctgctcctctaagatggaaggtggtaaaagaaacccgactcgtctccgctatgcccatagtatgtagaatacgatgacactcctctagaaaaccccgagcatcatctatagccaatccgctgaaggtaggtaggtggtacttcttgtacctctcaagtctgagttgctctacctcagaagcagttgtcctagtctcgtgctgaaTCAGAGCTACCGGTAGCATAGGGATGAACTCTGGGGCCTGGTCGACCTGATCCCGCTGCTTTGGAGTACCTGCGACGGGAGTCtttgctcctcccccggcctgagatatggcaggagcaagtaggATTAATCcggcctgagctaaggtgctgaacatgctcagaaactgggctagagtctcctggagagctggtgcagcaataggcaCCTCAGGTTCCTTCCCTCTAGCTGCACCGCGTGGACTTCCTGGGCCTCTACCCCGTCCCCGGCCTCACgcgactctagcagggggcacgggtgcctggtcatcagatccgcatgtacgtgtcctcaccatctgtgagagaatagaatatagaagtttataattttttatgtcaacaaattttgcacgacaaggaatcaaagaagtataagtttttcctaacagttccatagccttccgaagataagtacagacgtctccatatcgatccgcgagactctaataaaccagcatgtgactcacgacacctatgaacctagagcaatgataccaatttgtcacgaccccaaactccctccgtataacatcgtgatagcacctagtttctacgactaggtaagcctaacaaattgcggaaaataacaaaGTGAaaataaaacttggcaactaaaggcagtggataactgaataactagtaacaatgccactcggcatgtataataaccaatactctataaatacaccaTTTTCCCAAAACTCGGaccatcataagtcacaagcaaCAGAAGGGAACTAGTAtatctatacattagagtctaacaaaagaagtacggaaggtaaatggcATAGGAgaaaatagagggggactccgaggtctgcggatgcggcagatgtaccttgaagtctctgtacaatagcaagcactctcagctagtagcagagctgataagaagcacctggatctgtctcaaaagtaaatatgcagggagaattcccgaggaaccgcctcgtagtctcaaaagtaaacacacagctcaaccgataaataccatagttaacaacaagaattCTACAGTAAAGACCGATAAAGagcaaggaaaagcaggaaatcaactaggcatgcttcacagagttcaaataagcagttaaagcacgtagacatgcgatattagactaaacaggataactacacatgttgGAATAGGTcaaataagaatgaaaacagactaatactcatttaaatggtataactcaaattaaaggaaaaacaggttgctactagTAAAATAAATctggttttacaacaaatagcccgtgtacgtactcgttacctcacgtacacggcgctcacatatcacgacagtaccaaatcctaagggtatttctcccacacaaggttaggcaagacacttacctcgaaccaatctcaatcaatcagtaacaatgccttttccacgaatatttgactctgaatggcccaaatctagccaaaaaataattacatatcataaatacaaccataataaactaatctaattaatgaaatcaagactttaacaaaaattctgaaatccgtcctaaaaagtcgaccctgtcccacgtctcgaaatcaggtaaaagtcacaaaatatgaacactcattccctcatgagttcactcgtaccaaaattatccaaatccgatgtcaaaatctcaatcaaaacccaaaatcttagttgaagaacatCTTCCCATTTTCCCAAAAATTTAAacacaaatccgaaattaaatgatgaaatcaaccataaattagtggaatataaccataaatgagttaagaatcattacccaaaagttTTCTCTAAAAACCCCTCAAATAATCacccaatccgagctctcaaagtcccaaaatcgaaatgggaaatcAACCCTTGAAATCCTATTTTCTGTCCagcaaactcgcttctgcgagccttcaactgTACCTGCGGTACCACACCTGCGGAAAACTCATCGCAAGTGCGAAAATGGCTTAAATGGCTAggatcgcatctgcgagctttggGCCGAACCTGCGAGCCCGCTCCTGCTGCTTGACTTCCACACATGCGCTCACAGGCCTTCTTGACCAACAGTGCACCTGTGACCTTcactccgcacgtgcgatcccgcacctgcggtttcCCAACCGCatgtgcaaaaataccagaaaccagaagctttagccatttgcctaagtccaaattcaatccgttaagcatccgaaacacacccgaggcccccagtacctcaaccaaatataccaacaaatcctaaaataccatacaaacttagtcgagccctcaaatcacatcaaacaatgctaaaaacatgaatcaccctctaattcaaacttaatgaacttgaaactttaaatttctacaatcgatgccgaaacctatcaaatcacgtccgattaacctcaaattttgcacacaagtcatattcaacattacggacctacttcaacttccggaattaaaatccgaccccgatatttaaaagtccactaccggcccaaaatctccaaaaatttaactttcgccaattctagcctaaatcagctaccgacctccaaaacacaaatcggacacgcccctaagtccaaaatcacccaacggagctaacagaaccgacgaaactctattctggagtcgtcttcatacaatttcAACTACAGttaaaatcttaagacttaagcttccattttagtgactaagtgttccaattcactccgaaaccacaaacaaaacctcccggcaagtcacataagtagaaaaagatacgaaaaaaaatagtaaatagggaataggggttattactctcaaaacggtcagccgggtcattacacctgacttgagttgtgatgacctatctggtggggaccatATTATATAGACATCATTTGGGGAGGTAACCGATATTTGAGGACTTGTGTTTACTGTTTAGAGGAGGATCGCATCATTGTTCCTATACTTGTTTTCACTGTTTAATTACCAtgttttatacttgtttactttctactttacttgatttattggacactagtaagtgttgatgtcgaccctcgtcactacttctccggggttaggcagatacttactgggtacgccaTGATTTACGTATTCAGGccacacttctgcacttattgtgcatgtatatATATTTCTAGTGGTCTTTTGGGCGTAAAGGTACAACTATTGTGGGGACTTTACGATGAGCTGCTTCCCTTGTTACGAACCGCAACATACGGGGTCTCCATCATAACTATTTACATTATCTTGTCTATCTTGTTTtccagacaaatgttgtattattattgtatctTCTAGtagatgcccatgcacttgtgacaccggattttgggagttccCGATGGATGTTCACTATTGTAGTTCAcgttattattatcatttcactttatgatttatttatattcgggAATTTGTAAAGAATAGCACATATTTCTATGAGTTTCATATTTCACTCTATTATTTAatgggattcatgatttcaaaaataataaaatgaataattaagttggtagttcactgttgtcttgcctaacggtgacgttgggcaccatcacggccgatagtggattttggatcgtgatagagGCCAAGCCTctgaatttaaattcaaaaattacAGTTGGGACCGTATATctggaaaaagaaaataaataacgaaaaacgaaaaataaatttgatccaaaaaattatcaatcaaatcAATTGACCAAAGCCGAAGCCAAGCGACGACAACAGCGCGAGACACCatttcttctcaactctttaagagctagaagatgtGCTTCTCTATATAAGTACAaagattttcttttcatttttttatgaGGGACAAAGTGCATTAGTAAAGGAAACACTTTAAACTAttcattttcctccatttctcatttacCCCTCTCATTTCTATAATATAGAAGAGCAAATTTTCGACATAGCTGTTTAAAGTCATTAACTTTTTATTTGAGGGAATTTTAGTCCTTTCAAGTATCTATTTATATACTTGTCGCTGGAAGTTTCCTCAAACCCTACCTTCTGCTTCTACCGTCTTCTTCTTGCTCTCAAGATCTGTTTGTGTTCTTGCTACAATTAATTTTGCACATATCttcttatttttccttaattcttttctttttgagtTCTCTCCATCCTTTTTAGTTTTGCTGTTCAATTCATCTTCAACCTCAAATTTCATCTTTTGTATCTCGCTTTATCTCTCTTTTTTCCCTTTTACCAGAAGCTTAATAATTTTCCATTGTTGATTTTCTCTTTTTTAGAGCCTAAATGCTTATCTATCTCGGCCCGATATTGACACTGATCTTGTTGATAAGCCTACTTAAGAATAAGAAAATTTTGGGTATAGCCTCACTGCTTAATAAAGTTTGGAGTTCTTTATCTTCTCCGGTTCTCTTCCAATGTTCCTTTTTTCAATTTCTTCTCCTCTCTTCTGCTCTTTCATGGCTCTATCACGGTAAACTACTATTGATTTTATTTATCTGTGTCTGAATAATAGGAACACGATTCGAGTTTTTGCACCATCTACATAAAGGCTTCAATTACTAGGTTTTAGCTCAGGTAATCTTCTTCAGTTTGATTCCCGTTATTCTTTTTCTGCAGTAACTGTTGAGAAGTATATACATTTTAGAGTTAGTTGGACTGTTAGAAGTTAGTTAGTGGATTAGTGTACAGTTGTCAACAACTGTTATTTTATTGTTAAGGAGTTAGTAGTTAGTgatagtatgtatatatatacttgtacagtACATGATGATGAATAAGATTCGATATTTCTTAAAGGCaactctctttctctcttcttcCTCCTCTATTTCATCTATGATTTTCCAATGGTTGTGCCTCtttaacatggtatcaaagctcGGTTCAACTCCGGCGAGTTCAACAATGGCAGACGAGTGAGGAGAAAGTACAATTGAGTTGTTCGAATCCAGAACTTGCTTCAAATTACAGTTGAAGATACAACTTCTTCTTCACGCTAGGGTTTGCTGATTTTGAGAAAATTCAACAACTTTTCTGAATTCCTGCAACAATTTGAGTAAGTAATTTTCTTCAATTTACAAATCTACGAAGTTACTATTGTAATTAATGAAAATGAATCTGCTTCGACTATTGTTATATTGCCACCATCAGATACTCAGAATCTCGACTTAGCTCATCACAATAATCCTTTGTATATTCATCTTTATGATACTCAAGGTGATGTTCTTATCTCAATTCAACTTCGAGGTTCGAAAAACTATTTTCTTTGGAGTAGATCTATAAAAATTGTGTTGCATGGAAAAAACAAGTTAGGTTTTGTGCCAGGAACATGTAGGAATGATCTATATGATGCGGCTCTTCATGAACTCTAGGATCGATGTAATGCTATTGTTATGGCATGGATAATGAACACAGTTGCTCCTAATTTACTAAGTATTATGATCTATGCCTCTAATGCACACAAGGTCTGGGAAGATCTTCGTGAGAGATTTGATAAAGTGAATGATTCTAGATCATTCTAACTTCACAAGAAAATTGAAAGCTGACTCAAAACCTGCTAACTGTATCTGAATATTTATCAAATCTTAGGGAGTTATGGGATGAATATGAAGCCTTAGCTCCTCCTCCCTCATATGGATGCCATGAATCCAAGCAGCATGCAGAATACTATCAACTACAGAAATTGTATCAATTTTTGAATGGTATAAATGACTCCTTTGATAATGCTAAAGATCAGATTCTTATGATTCGACCACTTCCAAATGTCAATCAAGCCTATTCTATGGTAGTTAATGTTGAAAGTCAAAGGAAAAACAATACGGGTCTGAGTGTTGGCATTGGTGATTCTGCAGCACTGATGAGTAAGGCTAACTCTGGGAATGGAAATAGTAGTCTCAAACCTAGAAACAACCTTGGGAGGTCTACACTACAATGTGACTACTGTCACCTGAAAGGTCATACCAAAGACACTTGCTATAAGCTTCATGGATATCCTGCTAATTTCAAGGCCAAGAGAAGAGGTTATTCAGGTCCTCATATGAACAATGCATCCACTGCCCCATGGTTTCAAACTCCTGATTCTTCTCAACCTATTCCTCAATTCTCCTCCCCTGCTCCAGTTTTTACTCAAGAACAATATAATCAGATCCTACAAATGCTGAGCAAAGGAAAGCAGGTAGAATCTATGGCAAATGCAGCAACTATGAACAACACAGGTACTATAACAACTTCATGTCTCATATAGTTATTGGTAACTGAATAGTAGACACAGGGCCTCCAATCATATGGTACGTAATTCCAAGCTACTAAGTGAAATCAAGGATCTGACTAATATAGATAGAAATAAGGTTCATCTCCCTAATGGTGAGCAAATTGCTATAAGTCATACTCGTGTTTCCgaaatcttaaaaaataaatcatTACACAATGTCTTATACATTCAGACTTCAAATACAACTTGCTATCAGTCTCAAAGCTTACAAAGAAGCTGAGATGCCTTGTTGCATTTTTtcctgatttttatctttttcAGGACCTCTTGAGTGGGAAGGTAATGGGGATTGGTAAGGAAGTGTGTGGGCTCTACATCTTGAAGCCAGATGTTTCTAGGGACTCATTGCAACTGTAGGATGCAAAGCAAAGTACCAATTTAGTATCTTTTGTAAATACTGTCTCTAGTTCTAGTAACAATAAGGCAGTTCATACTAGGTCTACTGAGAATTGTATTATGTCTTTGTGGCACAAGAGACTCTGGCATGCACctatgaaagttctacaaaagaatAATAGTTTACCTCATGTACCTATTCAAGATCACCATTGTACAGTGTGTCTTATTGCTAAGCAATCTAGACTTCCATTTCCTCATAGTACTTCTTGTTCTGCTCATCCTTTTGAACTTGTGCATGTTGATGTCTGGGAACCATATAGGGTCCCAACTTATGATGGTAAGAGATATTTTATGACATTGGTAGATGATTTCTCCAAGTACACCtggcttttcttaatgaacaCTAAAGCAGAATCTACTATTGTGTTAAAAATGGTTTTAACACTAGTTCAGACTCAATTTGATTACAAGTTTAAGTGTCTCATGTCTGACAATGGTATTGAGTTCTTCAATGAGCAGGTCAACAGTTTCTTGGTgcaatatggaattattcatcagagtTCCTGTGTATATACACCTCAACATAATAGTAAGGTTGAGAGAAAACACAGGTCCATCCTTAATATGGCAAGAGCCTTGAGGTTTCAAGCCTTTGTTCCACTACAGTTCCGGGGTGAGTGTGTTTCTACAACAGTCTATCTTCTAAATAGACTGCCTACAGTCTTGTTGAAGGGAACCTCTCATTTTGAGAAGCTCTATAACAAGGTTCCTTCTCTTCAGCACTTGAGGATCTTTGGTAGCCTGTGCAATTCCACCTCAGCCAGAAAAGCAGACAAATTCAGTCCCAAGGCCATTCATGTTGTACATTTAGCCTACTACTCTATGAAAAAAGGATACATCTTGTATGATCTTCACTCTAAACTGTTCTTTGTAAGCAGGGACACTGTCTTCAAGGAGGATGTCTTTCCCTTCAAGAATGTTACATCCAGTTCTTCTCCTTTATTTCCTATTTTGGATCTTTCAGAAGTTGATTGATCTTCTGTCAATTGCATTACTACTCCTGGGAACACTACAACTTAGTCACCTTCTTCTGTTTCTAGCTAGCCTGATGGACCTAGTCAGCCTGTTCTTGATCATCATCTGCAGTCCAGTTCCTCCAATACTTCTGATCCGCCTCCTTTTAGGAAATTATCTAGGGCTTCTGCTCCTCCTATATGGTTGAAGGATTATATTGTATCTTCCAAATGAGCAGCCTGTAACTACTCAATTTTCCAGTATATTTGCTCTGATAAGTTGTCTTCTGCTTATCAAGCTTGTTTTGCTGCTTACTCAGTTATGTCTGAGCCTACTACTTATGCTTAGGAAAGTACTGATCCTAAGTGGATAGAAGCCATGCAGGCTGAGATTGCTGCTCTTGAGGAGAATCAGACCTGGTCCATTGTAGACCTGCCTCCTCACAAGGATCCTATTGGTTGCAAGTGGGTATTCAAGATTGAATATAAGTCTATTGGAGAGGTATAAGGCTCGACTGGTTGCTAAGGGGTATAGTCATCTTGAAGTTCTGGATTACAAAGAGACTTTCTCTTATGTGGTCAAAATTGTCACAGTGAGGTTTGTAGTGGCTTTGGCTGCAGCATCTGGCTGGTTTATCTTCCAAATAGATGTGCACAATGCCTTTCTTCAATGAGATCTCCTTGAAGAGGTCTATGTGCAGATCCCAGATGGCTTTTCCAGCCATGGGGAGTGTCATCATCAGAAGTTATGTAGACTGCATAAGTCCTTGTATGGACTCAAGTAGCCTCCTAGGACTCAAGTAGCCTCCTAGATAGTGGAGCCTAAAGTTGACTTCTGCTTTGAAGGATATGGGATTTGTACAGTCTCATTATGATTACTTTCTTTTCACACAAAGGGTAGATGGTGATCTGGTAGTAAttctggtatatgttgatgatcttCTGGTTACTGGGAATAATTTGGAGCTTATTCATCAGGTAAAGACAGATTTGCAATCTAAGTTCAAAATGAAGGACTTGGG
Protein-coding sequences here:
- the LOC138898397 gene encoding uncharacterized protein, which gives rise to MVEKGCLAYLAYVRDTTAKTLAINSVPIVREFSDVFSSDLPVMPPNRDIDFCIDLAPDTQPISILPNRMAPKELKEKLGELLAKGFVRPSVSPWGAPEGRVIAYASRQLKSHQKNYLVHDLELAAIVHALKIWRHYLYGVSYEVYIHHRSL
- the LOC108945163 gene encoding uncharacterized protein produces the protein MNTVAPNLLSIMIYASNAHKVWEDLRERFDKLTQNLLTVSEYLSNLRELWDEYEALAPPPSYGCHESKQHAEYYQLQKLYQFLNGINDSFDNAKDQILMIRPLPNVNQAYSMVVNVESQRKNNTGLSVGIGDSAALMSKANSGNGNSSLKPRNNLGRSTLQCDYCHLKGHTKDTCYKLHGYPANFKAKRRGYSGPHMNNASTAPWFQTPDSSQPIPQFSSPAPVFTQEQYNQILQMLSKGKQVESMANAATMNNTGPLEWEGNGDW